In Streptomyces erythrochromogenes, the DNA window AATCCGCGTCTGGTTCTGACCTGCATCAATGTCCCTTCCCCCTGATCGACAGGGAGACCTTACGCGCTCCGAAGCCACACCACGCACCGGGTTTCCGCGAACCCCGTGCGGCCGGGTCCGGCGACGACTGCGCCGTACTGAACGCGCTCAAAAACTTCGGCCATCGACGTGACAGCGGCTGTCCGAAAGTGGATGATGATCCCTGGCGCTACGGGGCCGTGCGCCCGACTGCCGCCGGGGGGAACTGGCGCCGTCCGGGATCGTGATGCACCACACCACACCCACACCGCACCGCACCCACCCGTGGCGCCCCATGCCGTCTTCTGCTCACAAGGATGCCTTCTGTTGCGCCCCACTCGTGCGACCGTCCTGCTCACCGCAGGTCTCGTCACCCTTCTCGGGACACCGGCCGCCACTGCGGCCGAAACCCCGTCCACCCTCTACGTGAACAGCCGGGAGGGGTCGAACTGTGCCGACTCCGGCCCCGGTTCGCAGGCGGTCCCGTACTGCACCATCTCGGCGGCCGCCAAGGCCGCCGGGCCGGGGCAGACGGTGAAGATCGGGATGGGCGTCTACCCCGAGGCCCTGAATCTCGACCGCTCCGGCACGCCGGGCAAGCCGATCGTCTTCGACGCCGAGCTCGCCGACCGCATGCCCGCGACCTCCGTCAAGTCGCTCACCATCACCAGTGCCTCGCACCTGGTGGTCCGCGGTCTCCGGCCCGCCACCGTCAGGGTCTCCGGGTCCGCCGACATCGAGCTGGACCGGCTGCGGACCTCCAGCAGCCGCGCGCCCGGCGTCATCATCGGCGGCGCGAGCACGGACGTACGCCTCACCCGCAGCCACACGAGCGACGTCCGGATCGAGGGCGGCTCCCAGCGCACGCTGCTCGGCCGCAACGAGCTCGTGGGCTACGAAGGACCGCCGGTCACCGCGCAGGACGCGCCCGGCACCGTCATCACCAACAACAGGCTGGTCAACGACTGCCTCGCATCCGCCTCGGTCATCGGGACCTCCACAGGATCCGCCCTGTTCAACAACGTGGTCTACGCGTACAGGACCGCAGCCGCGTGCCCGGACGGAGCCCCGGCCACCGGCATCGAGGTGGCGCCGACCGCGGCATCCGGAACCCGCGCCGACTACAACCTGCTGGTCGACGGCGAGACCAGCTGGCTGACGGCCTACAAGTGGGCCGGCACCGTCTACGAGACCGCCGCCGCGCTCAAGGCGGCGACCGGCCAGGGTGAGCACGACCTTCTGGTCCCGTCCGCGATGATGGTGGTCGACGGGAACGACGGCTCGCCCATCATCGACTCCGGGGACCCGACGGCTCCTGGCGTCCTCCCCACCGACGAGCGCGGCTTCCCGACCGCCGACGACCCGCGCCAGCCCAACACCGGCAAGGACGGCGGGTACATCGACCGTGGCAACCGCGAGACCCAGGACTGGCTGTCCCGGGCCTCGGTCGAGATCGAGGAGAACTGGGCCCCGGTCGGCACCACGGTCACGGCCAAGGCCATCACCGACACCAGGTGGGGCGGGCTGACCTACACCTACGACTTCGGTGACGGAACGGACCCGGTCATCACCAAGGACCGCACCGCGGCGCACGTCTACACGAAGCCCTGCGAGTGCACCGTCAAGGTGACCGCGGTCACCGGCGTCGGTGTGAAGGCCACCGGCGAGACCACCACCAAGGTGACGGCGACCGGCCCGCTGACCGCGGGCTTCACCACCCGCGCCGTCCTGCCGGACTCCGACAACCCGATCGGCTACACCCGCCCGCTGACCTACGAGTTCGACCCCCGGCCCGCCACCGCGGCACCGTGGCCGGTGCAGCGCGTCGCCGTGGACTTC includes these proteins:
- a CDS encoding PKD domain-containing protein, whose protein sequence is MRPTRATVLLTAGLVTLLGTPAATAAETPSTLYVNSREGSNCADSGPGSQAVPYCTISAAAKAAGPGQTVKIGMGVYPEALNLDRSGTPGKPIVFDAELADRMPATSVKSLTITSASHLVVRGLRPATVRVSGSADIELDRLRTSSSRAPGVIIGGASTDVRLTRSHTSDVRIEGGSQRTLLGRNELVGYEGPPVTAQDAPGTVITNNRLVNDCLASASVIGTSTGSALFNNVVYAYRTAAACPDGAPATGIEVAPTAASGTRADYNLLVDGETSWLTAYKWAGTVYETAAALKAATGQGEHDLLVPSAMMVVDGNDGSPIIDSGDPTAPGVLPTDERGFPTADDPRQPNTGKDGGYIDRGNRETQDWLSRASVEIEENWAPVGTTVTAKAITDTRWGGLTYTYDFGDGTDPVITKDRTAAHVYTKPCECTVKVTAVTGVGVKATGETTTKVTATGPLTAGFTTRAVLPDSDNPIGYTRPLTYEFDPRPATAAPWPVQRVAVDFGDGRYEHSDHMDRAYTHTYDRPGDYKVTFTLGDKNGSVNTVTRNVRVEYAPSGYAAVEPFRLLDTREGGSLQAGAPTSIVLPVGLAVPKHPLSGSMAAAVLNVTVTDATQDTHLSVWPSGQPRPITSNVNIKAGGTASNTVTVPVGADGKALAQLNAGKASLIVDFVGYYQPNIGRRFTPQNPARVLDTRTDGGKLGGGQTRTVKVAGVGGIPADATAVTFNLTSTGTTQNTHVIAYPDPAKRTATSNLNPEPGVDKSNQAIVPVGPNGTITLYNNTGATDLILDAVGYYAEDGKALFTPVVPTRLADTRTTGKIAPGATTTVAGIPANALGAVVNITATDTTGAGFLTAHADGTARPEASSLNTRPGVTVPNHVTTPAAGGRIAIWNSWGGGNHVITDLLGYFTQD